One Acidobacteriota bacterium genomic window carries:
- a CDS encoding YtxH domain-containing protein: protein MKMKNMLFGLGILSAGVGIGAAMGLLYAPQSGRETRKRISRAAEDGADFVAERGREICRQAEEAFERGKDLATRLVA, encoded by the coding sequence ATGAAAATGAAAAACATGCTTTTCGGCTTGGGCATCCTGTCTGCAGGCGTTGGCATTGGAGCTGCGATGGGTCTCCTTTATGCTCCACAGAGCGGACGTGAAACCAGGAAGCGGATTTCGAGGGCTGCGGAGGATGGCGCCGATTTTGTTGCCGAGCGCGGCCGTGAAATCTGCCGGCAGGCTGAGGAAGCTTTCGAACGAGGTAAGGACCTGGCAACCCGGCTGGTTGCCTAA
- a CDS encoding YtxH domain-containing protein: protein MSESDGGSKVAFFLAGAGIGAILALLFAPKSGQETRDYIAQRASEGRDRVAEKSREYRQRAEGYVDKARGTVAKQKEQLSAALEAGKQAYREEKGKVAQ, encoded by the coding sequence ATGAGTGAAAGCGACGGAGGGTCGAAAGTAGCTTTCTTTCTGGCAGGAGCAGGGATTGGCGCGATATTGGCCCTCCTTTTTGCTCCAAAGTCAGGCCAGGAAACGCGCGACTACATTGCGCAGCGGGCCAGCGAAGGCAGGGACCGCGTTGCAGAAAAGAGCAGGGAATACCGGCAGAGGGCCGAAGGTTACGTAGACAAGGCACGCGGGACCGTTGCCAAACAAAAAGAACAGCTGTCCGCCGCGCTTGAAGCCGGCAAGCAAGCTTATCGGGAGGAGAAGGGGAAGGTGGCCCAATAA
- the uvrC gene encoding excinuclease ABC subunit UvrC, with protein MNEHLKERAEDLPARPGVYLFKDSAGRPIYVGKAKSLRHRVRSYFQESRPSDEKRDRLLDVAAELETILVDNEKEALALENNLIKQFKPRYNVLLRDDKTYPYIKLTLHERFPRVYVTRRLRKDGSRYYGPYFPGGLAYRIVDLIHRRFFVPSCKVDLTRYHPRPCLQYYIKRCLGPCVEGLTTPERYAEAVRDVRMFLEGRESELARDLHNRMERASEDQRYEEAGRYRDQLLTVEELRERQKMAASSGEDFDIFGFHREGAQMAVDLFHFRNGRTVDRREFFWEDLAEPDLSDVFAALVKQVYLDQQYVPGEIFAPVGFEDQGLLEEILSEKRGRPVHIYTPEAGRRRGLLELVARNARHSFERRFRVLKPRTEEMLGELADALDLDKPPRRIEAFDVSHIQGTDIVASMVACEDGEMKKSDYRKFIIKTVPQNDDFASMREVVGRRYRRLQQEKKRFPDLVLIDGGLGQLHAAADALAELEIINQPLASIAKREEILYVYGREDEPIVLDHHSPVLHLIQRIRDEAHRFAVTFHRKRRTRRELASELLEVPGVGDRTARKLLEHFGSMAKLQSASEAELSQIVTQNQARRIMEYFSKAGVKYRIGSPDGI; from the coding sequence ATGAACGAACATCTCAAGGAAAGAGCGGAAGACCTTCCGGCGCGGCCGGGCGTGTACCTTTTTAAGGACTCTGCCGGGCGGCCCATTTACGTGGGCAAGGCCAAGTCATTGCGCCACCGCGTGCGGTCTTACTTTCAAGAGTCCCGCCCCAGCGATGAAAAGCGCGACCGCCTGCTCGACGTGGCCGCCGAGCTGGAAACCATTCTGGTGGACAATGAGAAGGAAGCCCTCGCGCTTGAGAACAACCTGATTAAGCAGTTCAAGCCACGCTACAACGTCCTGCTCCGTGATGACAAGACTTACCCTTACATCAAGCTCACTTTGCACGAGCGATTTCCGCGCGTTTACGTTACACGCCGCCTGCGAAAAGACGGGTCGCGCTACTACGGTCCGTATTTCCCGGGAGGGCTTGCCTACCGTATTGTGGACCTGATCCACCGCCGGTTCTTTGTTCCGTCATGCAAAGTGGACCTGACGCGTTACCATCCGCGTCCCTGCCTTCAGTACTACATCAAGCGCTGCCTGGGCCCGTGCGTTGAAGGGCTGACCACGCCGGAGAGGTACGCCGAAGCCGTGCGCGATGTTCGCATGTTCCTCGAAGGCCGCGAAAGCGAGCTGGCGAGGGACCTTCACAATCGCATGGAGCGAGCTTCAGAAGACCAACGCTACGAAGAGGCCGGCCGCTACCGGGATCAGTTGCTTACCGTTGAAGAGCTGCGCGAGCGGCAGAAAATGGCGGCGTCTTCAGGCGAGGATTTCGACATCTTCGGGTTCCATCGAGAAGGTGCACAAATGGCCGTGGACCTGTTCCACTTCCGTAACGGCCGGACCGTTGACCGCCGGGAATTCTTCTGGGAAGATCTTGCTGAACCTGACCTCAGCGATGTCTTCGCGGCGCTGGTGAAACAGGTCTACCTTGATCAACAGTATGTGCCTGGAGAAATCTTCGCGCCGGTTGGTTTTGAAGATCAGGGACTGCTTGAAGAAATACTGTCGGAAAAACGCGGCAGGCCCGTGCACATTTATACTCCGGAAGCCGGCAGGCGGCGAGGGTTGCTGGAACTGGTCGCCAGGAATGCGCGCCACTCTTTTGAACGCAGGTTCCGGGTGCTCAAACCTCGAACGGAGGAGATGCTCGGGGAACTGGCCGACGCCCTCGACCTTGATAAGCCTCCCCGACGGATTGAAGCGTTTGACGTTTCGCATATCCAGGGTACCGACATTGTGGCTTCCATGGTGGCTTGCGAAGATGGCGAGATGAAAAAGTCGGACTACCGAAAGTTCATCATCAAGACGGTCCCGCAGAATGATGATTTTGCCAGCATGCGTGAAGTCGTGGGCCGGCGGTACCGCCGCCTTCAGCAGGAAAAAAAGAGGTTTCCCGATCTGGTTTTGATTGACGGTGGTCTGGGGCAGCTCCATGCCGCAGCAGACGCGCTTGCTGAGCTTGAGATTATCAACCAGCCGCTGGCCAGTATCGCTAAGAGGGAGGAGATCTTATACGTCTATGGCCGCGAAGATGAGCCAATAGTTCTTGATCATCACTCACCCGTACTACACCTGATCCAACGCATTAGGGACGAGGCCCACCGATTTGCAGTTACCTTCCACAGGAAGCGCCGAACGCGCCGGGAGTTAGCCTCAGAGCTGCTGGAAGTCCCCGGCGTGGGTGATCGGACGGCCAGAAAGCTCCTTGAGCACTTTGGCAGCATGGCCAAACTCCAATCCGCCAGCGAAGCCGAACTGTCCCAAATTGTGACACAAAATCAAGCAAGGAGGATTATGGAGTATTTTTCAAAGGCAGGCGTCAAATATCGAATAGGCAGTCCGGACGGTATATAA
- a CDS encoding DUF2778 domain-containing protein, giving the protein MPPASRDRRHDKARICATRDQMGRVANLWQCAPYNCGSASIWNMAYSYDLAGDVTSYTNPEGFTVTQGIDVNQRPTSLTYGANMAVSSITYTPWGAISTMCGGGGCAQSQETRQYNNRFQPVLMELGNSSNLSADYSLTYSYTGSSPPCAAATGDNGNIMGSTYTDNVNAGYSHAFTYCYDAVNRLTHAVASGSPAYDLIYSYDQYGNGTCAPGSGGGLCPAVSYNSGTNRMTSIGSTGVSYDPAGNQLNDIWSTYEYDAEGRVKHSYSSGQWQYPMYNALGQRVQDYQGIDPMTLTYPIDIFGQRTGTFDQHPSAHWTGWDVYWSQVAGQRLNMGGASAFIDHSDAVGSTTMETDPAGGVQWDVTHYPWGGVFQETGIRQSEVVMGLDWQVNDPLVPSATREVSSALGRWMTPDLLGGDVSNPQSLNRYAYVLNNPTTFTDPLGLAPPAGELKAEFKLHCLMDPVCNHWSSVGGYDYWTILGYDPFDLLFKTVCNSEGCGTYLDTHAADILGIWRVGPGFIGGALGLPAPGPPNWQYSQKRGCMDLKVGAVTIVHAGAGYAGHGMGLNNPDSQSIGERIDRANAGPLPRGRYVIGLPTNEIGPVSMPLDPVPGTNMEGRDSFWIHGDNGSNSRFSSSEGCIVLSRPSRETVTGSGISNLIVVP; this is encoded by the coding sequence ATGCCTCCCGCTTCGCGAGACCGCAGACACGACAAAGCACGTATCTGCGCCACCCGCGATCAGATGGGGCGGGTGGCAAATCTCTGGCAGTGCGCGCCTTACAATTGCGGCAGCGCCAGCATCTGGAATATGGCCTACAGTTACGATCTGGCGGGAGATGTGACGAGCTACACAAACCCGGAGGGATTCACGGTGACCCAGGGGATCGATGTGAACCAGCGACCAACGAGCCTGACCTACGGGGCGAATATGGCCGTATCGAGTATCACCTATACACCCTGGGGAGCGATCAGCACGATGTGCGGAGGCGGGGGCTGCGCGCAGTCGCAGGAGACGCGGCAGTATAATAACCGGTTCCAGCCGGTGCTGATGGAACTGGGTAATTCGAGCAATTTGTCAGCGGATTATTCCCTGACTTACAGCTACACGGGGAGCAGCCCGCCCTGCGCGGCGGCAACGGGCGACAACGGCAACATTATGGGCAGCACCTACACGGACAACGTGAATGCGGGTTACAGCCACGCATTCACTTACTGTTACGATGCCGTGAACCGGCTCACGCACGCTGTAGCTTCGGGGAGTCCAGCCTACGATCTGATATACAGCTACGACCAGTACGGCAATGGAACGTGTGCTCCGGGTTCAGGGGGTGGATTGTGCCCCGCTGTGAGTTATAATTCAGGCACGAACCGAATGACGAGCATCGGAAGTACCGGCGTCAGTTACGATCCTGCCGGAAATCAGTTGAACGATATATGGTCCACCTACGAGTACGATGCTGAAGGGCGGGTGAAGCATTCCTACTCCTCGGGTCAGTGGCAGTACCCGATGTATAATGCGCTGGGGCAGCGGGTGCAGGATTACCAGGGCATCGACCCCATGACGCTGACCTATCCGATAGACATTTTCGGCCAGCGGACGGGGACATTCGACCAGCATCCCAGCGCCCACTGGACGGGCTGGGACGTTTACTGGTCACAGGTGGCGGGGCAGCGGCTGAACATGGGCGGGGCGAGCGCCTTCATCGACCACTCGGACGCTGTCGGTTCCACCACCATGGAAACGGACCCTGCCGGAGGGGTGCAGTGGGACGTGACGCATTATCCCTGGGGCGGAGTGTTTCAGGAGACGGGCATCCGGCAGTCTGAGGTGGTGATGGGGCTCGATTGGCAGGTTAATGATCCGTTGGTTCCTTCGGCCACGCGCGAAGTCAGCTCCGCGCTCGGACGGTGGATGACGCCTGATCTGCTGGGTGGCGATGTGAGCAACCCGCAATCGCTCAACCGGTATGCCTACGTGCTGAATAATCCCACGACTTTCACCGACCCGCTGGGGCTTGCCCCGCCGGCGGGAGAGCTCAAGGCGGAATTTAAGCTCCACTGCCTAATGGACCCCGTTTGCAACCACTGGTCGTCGGTTGGGGGATACGACTACTGGACCATATTGGGCTATGATCCTTTCGACCTGCTTTTCAAAACCGTCTGTAACAGTGAGGGCTGCGGTACATACCTCGACACACACGCGGCGGATATTCTAGGTATTTGGAGGGTCGGACCCGGCTTTATCGGCGGTGCGCTAGGACTGCCAGCCCCGGGTCCACCCAATTGGCAATACAGCCAGAAGAGAGGCTGTATGGACCTGAAGGTTGGTGCAGTTACGATCGTCCACGCCGGCGCGGGTTATGCCGGACATGGTATGGGTCTCAACAATCCTGATAGTCAATCCATAGGTGAAAGAATCGATAGGGCGAATGCGGGACCACTCCCGCGTGGGAGGTACGTTATTGGCCTACCCACGAACGAAATCGGACCGGTATCCATGCCTCTGGATCCGGTGCCGGGCACCAATATGGAGGGGCGGGACAGTTTTTGGATTCACGGCGACAATGGAAGTAATTCACGGTTCAGTTCCTCTGAAGGTTGTATTGTGCTTTCGAGGCCTTCGCGAGAGACAGTAACCGGGAGTGGAATCAGCAACCTGATTGTAGTGCCATAG